A window from Sphingobacteriales bacterium encodes these proteins:
- a CDS encoding rRNA pseudouridine synthase — protein sequence MTQSKVRINKYLAACGYCSRRKADDFIKQGLVKINNKVITDFSFKVSIHDDVFVNGVNIKPKKLIYIVLNKPKDYICTVSDEKLRKTVFDLIDIPKSGLFSVGRLDRNTTGTLLITNDGILTHKLLHPSSSIIKVYHVTLDNYLPNTILSELKSGITIDNRLIFFDEIFPLNTENKNEIIVSLHSGQYHIIKRIFSKYGYLVKKLDRISFAGIDYSSLKRGEWRYLTKNEVKYLYSL from the coding sequence ATGACGCAGAGCAAAGTCAGAATAAACAAATATCTTGCAGCTTGTGGATACTGTTCAAGACGCAAAGCTGATGATTTCATAAAACAAGGCTTAGTAAAAATTAATAACAAAGTTATTACCGATTTTTCATTCAAAGTTTCTATTCATGATGATGTTTTTGTTAATGGTGTTAATATTAAACCTAAAAAACTGATTTACATTGTTTTAAATAAACCAAAAGATTATATTTGTACAGTATCAGATGAAAAACTACGCAAAACTGTTTTTGACTTGATTGATATTCCGAAATCCGGATTATTTTCCGTTGGAAGATTGGACAGAAACACAACAGGTACTTTACTTATTACAAATGATGGTATATTAACACACAAACTTCTACATCCTTCATCTTCTATTATTAAAGTTTATCACGTTACTTTAGATAATTATTTACCTAATACTATATTATCAGAATTAAAATCAGGTATAACTATTGATAATCGCTTGATTTTTTTTGATGAAATCTTTCCATTAAATACAGAAAATAAGAACGAAATAATAGTGTCTTTACATTCTGGTCAATATCATATTATTAAAAGAATATTTTCTAAATATGGTTATTTAGTAAAAAAACTTGATCGTATTTCTTTTGCCGGAATTGATTATTCTTCTCTAAAAAGAGGTGAATGGAGATATTTAACAAAAAATGAGGTAAAATATCTTTATTCATTGTAA
- the nusA gene encoding transcription termination/antitermination protein NusA, whose protein sequence is MDKNEIIESFAGLKELKNIDRATMIRVLEDVFRDVLEKKFQVTENIDIIINAEKGDVQIWRNRTIVEDGKVTDPNLEISLSEARKYADDFEIGEEFSEEIKINSFERRAIQNAKVNLQNKLLDIERNDIIRRYQDRIDEIVTGEVYRVWKKEVLVLDDDGNELVLPKALQIPKDYFSKGDQVRAIVHTIENMSGIPRVILSRVSPVFLERLFELEVPEIADGLVSIRAIVREPGERAKVAVESYDDRIDPVGACVGMKGSRIHGIVRELRNENIDIINYTDNISLYISRALSPAKTGQIIIDQERKRCQVYLKPDQVSLAIGKDGINIKLAAKLTGYEIDIFREVDEGDYDIEIDEFADEIDPWIIDEIKNIGCDTAKSVLSMTVEEVAEKTDLEIETVEYVFEILKKEFE, encoded by the coding sequence ATGGATAAGAACGAAATTATAGAATCGTTTGCAGGATTGAAAGAATTGAAAAATATTGACAGGGCAACTATGATAAGAGTCCTTGAAGATGTATTCAGAGATGTTTTGGAGAAAAAATTTCAGGTAACTGAAAACATTGATATTATTATCAATGCCGAAAAAGGGGATGTTCAAATTTGGAGAAACAGAACTATTGTAGAAGACGGAAAAGTAACCGATCCTAATCTTGAAATTTCGCTTTCTGAAGCAAGAAAATATGCTGATGATTTTGAAATAGGAGAGGAGTTTTCTGAAGAAATTAAAATAAATTCATTTGAAAGAAGAGCCATACAAAATGCTAAAGTCAATCTTCAGAACAAATTATTAGATATTGAAAGGAATGATATCATAAGAAGATATCAGGACAGAATAGATGAAATTGTTACTGGTGAAGTTTACAGAGTTTGGAAAAAGGAAGTTTTGGTTTTAGATGATGATGGAAATGAATTGGTTTTACCAAAAGCATTACAAATACCGAAAGATTATTTTTCAAAAGGAGATCAGGTAAGAGCAATAGTTCATACCATTGAAAACATGAGTGGAATACCAAGGGTTATATTATCAAGAGTATCTCCGGTATTTCTGGAAAGGTTGTTTGAGCTTGAGGTTCCGGAAATTGCTGATGGACTTGTTAGTATTCGGGCAATAGTCAGAGAGCCTGGAGAAAGGGCAAAAGTAGCAGTTGAGTCTTACGATGACAGAATAGATCCTGTGGGGGCATGTGTTGGTATGAAAGGGAGCAGAATTCATGGAATTGTCAGGGAGTTAAGAAATGAAAATATAGACATTATTAACTATACCGATAATATATCCTTATATATTTCCCGTGCATTAAGCCCTGCAAAGACTGGACAGATAATTATTGATCAGGAAAGAAAAAGATGTCAGGTTTATTTAAAACCAGATCAGGTTTCACTGGCTATTGGAAAAGATGGGATTAATATAAAATTGGCTGCTAAATTAACAGGCTATGAAATTGATATTTTCAGAGAAGTGGATGAAGGAGATTACGATATAGAAATTGATGAATTTGCAGATGAAATTGATCCCTGGATAATTGATGAAATTAAGAATATAGGGTGCGATACAGCGAAATCAGTTTTGTCGATGACAGTTGAAGAGGTTGCAGAGAAAACAGATCTTGAGATTGAAACAGTTGAATATGTTTTCGAAATATTAAAAAAGGAATTTGAATAA
- the infB gene encoding translation initiation factor IF-2, protein MSEIVAKRLSKVAKEFNIATSTIIDFLKSKNIVIEDNPNSKITPEQYELLLSKFQTDKISKEIIDEKREEVKKEEKIRKPNLQTEEKEDILIKTNLIRDRDISLKEKPIKTEKEKTEIKKESGLKVLGKIEIGEKTQINKEEKEEKKEEIIQEENISVEVEKSVEQEESKVFEEISLEKEENTKTEEFEKKEELILAETEIKVEEPITQTEEFIEEEKDTSESSDERETEEDIETEEHPEIPEVKEETEEFGLKIKGKIDLEQFEPKKKKPVASTSDPATIKHRKRKRIVKNEKVALQEEEKKVKEKTKQKREPKKPEVDEKEIKEQISATLAKLSGKTVPSAKLRVKKLKKREQKEREFSQQEEASNVIEVIEFITVSELANLMNVSVSEVITVCMELGLMVSINQRLDAETIAIVADEFNYEVVFKHDSSTEPSLEEPDVEERMVERAPVVTIMGHVDHGKTTLLDYIRKSKVTEGEAGGITQHIGAYSVELQNGKQITFLDTPGHEAFTSMRARGAKVTDIAIIVIAADDSVMPQTKEAISHAQAAGVKIVFAFNKIDKEGANADRIREQLAEMNILVEEWGGKYQTQEISAKKGINVDKLLDKVLLEAEMLELKADPEKRGVGTIIEASMDKGRGVVATVLVQKGKLKVGDPILAGAYYGKVKALYNETRKRINKAGPSTPVEVIGFDGTPTAGDILYVVESESVAKEIATQRKRLIREQGIRATKHVTLDEIGRRIALGNFKELNIIIKADVDGSVEALTDSIQKLSTEEVQVNVIHRGVGQISESDVLLASASDAIIIGFQVRPSLNARKLAEQEQIDIRLYSVIYDAIEEVKAAIEGMLQPTEEEKILCNVEVREVFRISKVGNIAGCMVLDGKITRNTKIRIVREGVVIYTGELASLKRFKEDVKEVSAGYECGIGIQNFNDLKVGDIIEGFTVEQIKRKL, encoded by the coding sequence ATGTCAGAAATAGTTGCAAAAAGATTATCCAAAGTGGCAAAGGAGTTTAATATTGCCACTTCTACAATAATTGATTTTTTAAAATCAAAAAATATAGTTATTGAGGATAATCCTAATTCAAAAATTACTCCGGAGCAATATGAATTACTTCTTTCAAAATTTCAGACTGATAAAATTTCAAAGGAAATTATTGACGAAAAGAGGGAGGAGGTAAAAAAAGAAGAAAAAATCCGTAAACCGAATTTACAAACCGAAGAAAAAGAAGATATATTAATCAAGACAAATCTGATTCGTGATCGTGATATTTCACTTAAAGAAAAACCAATAAAAACTGAAAAAGAAAAGACTGAAATTAAAAAAGAATCTGGATTAAAGGTATTGGGAAAGATTGAAATAGGTGAAAAAACACAAATCAATAAAGAAGAAAAAGAAGAGAAAAAAGAGGAGATAATCCAAGAAGAAAACATTTCAGTTGAAGTAGAAAAAAGCGTAGAACAGGAGGAATCAAAAGTCTTTGAAGAAATTTCTTTAGAGAAAGAAGAAAACACCAAGACAGAAGAATTTGAAAAGAAAGAAGAGTTAATACTTGCAGAAACAGAAATAAAGGTAGAGGAACCAATAACTCAAACTGAAGAATTTATTGAAGAAGAAAAGGATACTTCAGAATCATCCGATGAAAGAGAAACAGAAGAGGATATAGAAACAGAAGAACATCCGGAAATACCAGAGGTAAAAGAAGAAACAGAAGAATTTGGATTAAAAATTAAAGGTAAAATTGATTTAGAACAATTTGAGCCCAAGAAGAAAAAGCCCGTTGCATCAACATCTGATCCGGCAACAATAAAACATCGGAAACGTAAACGAATTGTAAAAAATGAAAAAGTTGCACTTCAGGAAGAGGAGAAAAAAGTAAAAGAAAAAACAAAACAAAAAAGGGAGCCAAAGAAGCCTGAAGTAGATGAAAAAGAAATAAAAGAACAAATTTCAGCAACCCTTGCAAAGTTGAGCGGAAAAACAGTTCCAAGTGCAAAATTAAGAGTTAAAAAATTAAAGAAGAGAGAGCAGAAAGAGAGGGAGTTTTCTCAACAGGAAGAAGCGAGTAATGTCATTGAAGTAATTGAATTTATTACGGTTAGTGAACTTGCAAATCTGATGAATGTTTCAGTTTCTGAAGTGATTACAGTTTGTATGGAGTTGGGATTAATGGTTAGTATCAATCAAAGACTTGACGCAGAAACTATTGCAATTGTTGCAGATGAATTTAATTATGAAGTAGTATTTAAACACGATAGCAGTACAGAGCCATCACTTGAAGAGCCAGATGTTGAGGAGAGAATGGTTGAGCGTGCACCGGTTGTTACTATTATGGGACATGTTGATCATGGGAAGACAACCTTGTTGGATTATATCAGAAAAAGTAAAGTTACGGAAGGTGAAGCAGGAGGTATTACGCAACATATTGGTGCGTATAGTGTTGAATTACAAAATGGCAAACAAATCACCTTTCTCGACACGCCCGGTCATGAAGCATTTACTTCCATGAGAGCAAGAGGTGCAAAAGTTACGGATATTGCGATTATTGTCATTGCAGCAGACGACAGCGTCATGCCTCAGACGAAAGAAGCAATTAGTCACGCCCAGGCTGCAGGTGTAAAAATAGTATTTGCCTTTAATAAAATTGATAAAGAAGGTGCAAATGCAGACAGAATCCGTGAACAGCTTGCTGAAATGAATATACTTGTGGAAGAGTGGGGTGGAAAATACCAGACTCAGGAAATCTCAGCAAAAAAAGGAATAAATGTAGATAAATTGCTTGACAAGGTTCTTTTGGAAGCTGAAATGCTTGAACTAAAAGCTGATCCTGAAAAACGAGGTGTTGGAACCATCATTGAAGCTTCAATGGACAAAGGCAGGGGTGTGGTGGCAACCGTTTTAGTGCAAAAAGGAAAGTTGAAGGTCGGGGACCCCATACTTGCAGGAGCTTATTATGGAAAAGTAAAAGCTCTATATAATGAAACAAGAAAAAGGATTAATAAAGCAGGACCTTCAACACCAGTTGAAGTAATTGGTTTTGATGGTACACCCACTGCAGGAGATATTTTATACGTTGTTGAATCGGAAAGTGTTGCAAAAGAAATAGCCACACAACGCAAACGACTTATCAGGGAACAAGGAATCAGAGCCACCAAACACGTAACATTGGACGAAATTGGAAGAAGAATAGCATTAGGCAACTTTAAAGAACTTAACATTATAATTAAAGCAGACGTGGATGGTTCAGTTGAAGCTTTGACCGATTCCATTCAAAAACTTTCAACAGAAGAAGTTCAGGTAAATGTTATTCACAGAGGGGTTGGTCAAATTTCAGAATCTGATGTATTGCTGGCCTCTGCTTCAGATGCAATCATTATTGGTTTTCAGGTACGTCCTTCTCTGAATGCAAGGAAATTAGCCGAGCAGGAACAAATTGATATCAGATTGTATTCAGTCATTTATGATGCAATAGAAGAGGTCAAAGCCGCTATTGAAGGGATGTTACAACCCACGGAAGAAGAAAAAATATTATGTAATGTGGAAGTACGCGAAGTTTTTAGAATTTCAAAAGTTGGCAATATAGCAGGGTGTATGGTTTTGGATGGAAAAATTACCAGAAATACAAAAATCAGAATTGTCAGGGAAGGCGTTGTGATTTATACAGGAGAATTAGCCTCCTTAAAAAGATTTAAGGAAGATGTGAAAGAGGTTTCTGCAGGTTATGAATGTGGAATTGGCATACAGAATTTCAATGATTTAAAAGTGGGGGATATAATTGAAGGTTTCACAGTAGAACAAATAAAAAGAAAACTATAA
- the rfbC gene encoding dTDP-4-dehydrorhamnose 3,5-epimerase: MEIIRLGIEGLLLIKPVVYEDERGYFFESFKSPLYEELGLVTSFVQDNESMSHKNVIRGLHFQNPPFAQGKLVRVVHGSVLDVALDIRKNSKTYGKWHAVVLTSQNKLMYWIPEGFAHGFCSLEDNTILTYKCTNLYDKESEGCIYWNDPDLAINWQTSSPVVSAKDNQGILFKDFQSQF, from the coding sequence GTGGAAATAATCAGATTAGGCATTGAGGGTTTACTATTGATTAAACCGGTTGTATATGAAGATGAGCGAGGTTATTTTTTCGAATCCTTTAAAAGTCCGCTATACGAAGAATTAGGCCTGGTTACGAGTTTTGTTCAGGATAATGAGTCGATGTCGCATAAAAACGTTATTCGTGGACTTCATTTTCAAAATCCCCCGTTTGCACAGGGTAAACTGGTTCGTGTTGTGCATGGATCAGTATTGGATGTAGCTCTGGACATCAGAAAAAACTCCAAGACTTATGGAAAATGGCATGCCGTAGTATTGACCAGTCAAAACAAGCTGATGTATTGGATACCGGAAGGATTTGCTCATGGTTTTTGCAGTCTGGAAGACAATACAATACTTACTTATAAATGCACGAATCTATATGATAAGGAATCAGAAGGATGTATTTACTGGAACGATCCCGATCTGGCAATTAATTGGCAAACATCCTCACCTGTCGTATCAGCCAAGGACAATCAGGGAATTTTATTCAAAGATTTTCAAAGTCAGTTTTAG
- the rfbC gene encoding dTDP-4-dehydrorhamnose 3,5-epimerase — translation MQIKVQNTEIEDVIIVIPEVFEDERGFFTETYRYDQFLELGLPGNFVQLNHSRSAKNVLRGLHFQWEPPMGKMMRVLFGQAFLVAVDIRKNSPDLGKWIGITLSERDKKWIYAPAGFARGFCVLSDFAEIEYLTTGVYNSKAESGILWRDKEIGIKWPVEEPVLSQKDKVAQTLSEWLKTKESDYFKK, via the coding sequence ATGCAAATCAAAGTTCAGAATACAGAAATAGAAGACGTCATAATCGTCATTCCCGAAGTTTTCGAAGATGAAAGGGGATTTTTTACAGAAACTTACCGTTATGATCAGTTTCTTGAGTTAGGTTTACCCGGAAATTTTGTTCAACTCAATCATTCCCGTTCAGCGAAGAATGTATTGAGAGGATTGCATTTTCAGTGGGAACCACCGATGGGCAAAATGATGAGAGTTTTGTTTGGCCAGGCATTTCTGGTAGCTGTTGATATCAGGAAAAACTCACCTGATTTGGGGAAATGGATTGGTATTACCTTATCAGAGAGAGATAAAAAATGGATTTATGCACCAGCAGGATTTGCCCGAGGATTTTGTGTCTTGTCAGATTTTGCTGAGATAGAATACCTTACAACGGGTGTTTATAATAGCAAAGCAGAATCAGGGATACTATGGCGTGATAAAGAAATTGGGATAAAGTGGCCGGTTGAAGAGCCTGTATTATCCCAGAAAGACAAGGTTGCACAGACATTATCAGAATGGTTAAAAACCAAAGAATCAGATTATTTTAAAAAATAG
- a CDS encoding SDR family oxidoreductase encodes MKILVAGGAGYIGSVVVPKLAERGYEVDVVDLLWFGNKLPADIKVIQKDIFDLEPEELKPYDQVIFLAGLSNDPMAEFSPKDNFIQNASSPAYLGYISKIAGVKRFIYAGSCSVYGYTVNELYDEKSPAVSNYPYGISKLQGEFSVLQMIDKSFSVIAFRQGTVSGYSPRMRLDLIVNTMFKNAIQKGEITVNNPSIWRPVLSIKDVASAYIRAVEANYDISGVFNISSGNYTVGEVADMVSDTLLETLGLKTKLIIKNIQDFRNYKVSIENAMKILSFKPMHTVIDIVHDLIQHKEQFNDFDNPAYYNIQVFKSLKQSEGKK; translated from the coding sequence ATGAAAATATTAGTTGCCGGTGGAGCCGGATATATCGGATCTGTGGTAGTTCCAAAACTTGCAGAAAGAGGTTATGAAGTGGATGTTGTTGATTTATTGTGGTTTGGAAATAAATTACCTGCCGATATCAAGGTTATTCAAAAAGACATTTTTGACCTTGAACCGGAAGAACTGAAACCTTATGATCAGGTTATTTTTCTTGCCGGTTTGTCCAATGATCCTATGGCCGAATTTTCTCCAAAAGATAACTTTATTCAAAATGCCTCTTCCCCTGCATATTTAGGATATATTTCAAAAATTGCCGGTGTTAAAAGATTTATTTATGCCGGCTCTTGCTCTGTTTATGGTTATACGGTTAATGAATTATATGATGAAAAATCACCGGCTGTTTCGAATTACCCTTATGGCATTTCAAAACTACAGGGAGAGTTTTCAGTATTGCAGATGATCGATAAAAGCTTTTCAGTAATAGCATTTCGGCAGGGAACGGTATCCGGCTATAGTCCCCGAATGAGGCTTGACCTGATCGTTAACACCATGTTTAAAAATGCCATTCAAAAAGGAGAAATTACAGTAAATAATCCATCTATCTGGCGACCTGTTTTAAGTATAAAAGATGTTGCAAGTGCTTATATCAGGGCTGTTGAAGCCAATTACGACATTTCCGGTGTTTTCAATATTTCTTCGGGGAACTATACGGTTGGAGAGGTGGCCGATATGGTCAGCGACACATTACTTGAAACATTGGGATTAAAAACAAAGCTTATCATTAAAAACATTCAGGATTTCAGAAATTATAAGGTAAGCATTGAGAACGCCATGAAAATATTAAGTTTTAAACCCATGCACACGGTGATTGACATTGTACATGATTTAATTCAGCATAAAGAGCAATTCAACGATTTTGATAATCCAGCTTATTACAACATACAGGTTTTCAAATCATTAAAGCAAAGCGAAGGCAAAAAATAA
- a CDS encoding sugar nucleotide-binding protein, whose translation MKVAIIGANGQLGIDLIQEFKTAGDEVYGFNHCDVELYDIDSIVNAIKLSRPDLLINTAAYHHVEKCEENPLRAHQIN comes from the coding sequence ATGAAAGTTGCAATCATTGGAGCTAACGGACAGCTTGGAATTGACCTCATACAGGAATTCAAAACTGCAGGAGATGAAGTATATGGGTTTAATCATTGCGATGTCGAACTGTATGATATTGATTCAATTGTAAATGCGATTAAACTTTCCAGGCCTGATTTACTCATCAATACGGCTGCTTATCATCATGTGGAGAAATGTGAAGAAAATCCCCTGAGAGCACATCAGATAAACTGA
- a CDS encoding NAD(P)-dependent oxidoreductase, translating to MACAEHDVLFFHFSTDYVFNGKQRIPYTESDCPKPLNVYGNSKLSGEHYIAAIAEKYLIIRTSGLYGKNPCRAKGGLNFVQLMLKLANEGKKIRVVDNEILTPTSTKELARQVVKIKNPDFYGIVHATSECECSWYQFAKAIFSITGLDPDLQIAAPDEFPSKAKRPEYSVLENGKLKAYNCNIMKTWEEALKEYLLN from the coding sequence ATGGCTTGTGCCGAACATGATGTATTGTTTTTTCATTTCAGTACGGATTATGTTTTTAACGGGAAGCAAAGAATTCCCTATACCGAATCAGATTGCCCGAAACCATTAAATGTTTATGGTAATAGTAAATTATCCGGAGAGCATTACATTGCTGCCATTGCTGAAAAATACTTAATTATCAGAACTTCAGGGCTTTACGGTAAAAATCCATGCCGGGCTAAAGGCGGGCTAAACTTTGTTCAACTTATGTTGAAACTGGCAAACGAAGGAAAAAAAATCAGGGTTGTTGATAATGAAATATTAACACCTACTTCTACAAAAGAACTTGCCAGACAGGTAGTTAAAATTAAAAATCCGGATTTTTACGGAATTGTACATGCCACCTCAGAGTGTGAGTGCTCCTGGTATCAGTTTGCCAAAGCTATTTTTTCAATTACCGGCTTAGATCCTGACCTTCAGATAGCTGCACCGGATGAATTTCCATCCAAAGCCAAGAGGCCTGAATACAGTGTGCTGGAAAATGGAAAATTAAAAGCATACAATTGCAACATCATGAAAACATGGGAAGAAGCTTTGAAAGAATATTTGCTTAATTAA
- the obgE gene encoding GTPase ObgE, translating into MSEQNFIDQIKVFCRSGAGGAGSVHFHRDKFTRKGGPDGGDGGRGGHIILKGNANLWTLLHLRYTKHLFAENGKNGSSQNKTGASGKDIVVEVPLGTIVKDAENNAFLMEITQHGEEKILFEGGKGGLGNWQFKSPTRQAPQFAQPGMPGIEKTVIFELKLLADVGLVGFPNAGKSTLLSVISAARPKIADFPFTTIVPNVGVVQAGKYRSFVVADIPGIIEGASEGKGLGLRFLRHIERNSVLLFMISVENQDITSQFEILLNELEKYNPALLNKKRLLAITKCDIVDYDFLKNIKSTLPPDTDYLFISSVSGLGINALKRKLWNLLNQS; encoded by the coding sequence ATGTCAGAACAAAATTTTATTGACCAAATAAAAGTTTTTTGCCGTTCAGGAGCTGGTGGAGCAGGCTCTGTTCATTTTCACAGAGATAAATTTACCCGCAAAGGTGGCCCTGACGGTGGAGACGGGGGACGTGGCGGACACATCATTTTAAAAGGAAATGCGAATCTTTGGACTTTGCTTCATTTACGATACACCAAACATTTATTTGCTGAAAACGGAAAAAACGGATCTTCTCAAAATAAAACAGGAGCTAGTGGAAAAGATATTGTTGTTGAGGTACCATTGGGAACTATTGTTAAAGATGCGGAAAACAATGCCTTTTTGATGGAAATAACTCAGCACGGGGAAGAAAAAATCTTATTTGAGGGTGGAAAAGGAGGATTAGGCAACTGGCAGTTCAAATCCCCCACCCGTCAGGCACCACAATTTGCACAACCCGGTATGCCCGGAATTGAAAAAACAGTCATATTTGAATTAAAACTACTTGCAGACGTTGGTCTTGTTGGTTTTCCCAATGCGGGAAAGTCAACACTATTGAGTGTGATTTCCGCTGCCAGACCAAAAATTGCCGATTTTCCTTTTACAACCATTGTCCCCAATGTTGGAGTTGTTCAGGCAGGGAAATACAGGTCTTTTGTGGTGGCCGATATTCCGGGTATCATTGAAGGCGCATCAGAAGGAAAGGGGCTCGGACTTCGTTTTCTTCGCCATATCGAACGAAATTCAGTCCTTCTCTTTATGATTAGTGTTGAAAATCAGGATATTACTTCTCAATTTGAGATATTACTCAATGAACTTGAAAAGTATAACCCTGCATTGTTGAATAAAAAAAGACTTCTGGCTATTACTAAATGTGATATCGTTGACTATGATTTTTTGAAAAATATTAAAAGCACTTTACCCCCAGATACGGACTACCTCTTTATTTCTTCTGTTTCCGGATTAGGAATTAACGCTCTGAAAAGAAAATTGTGGAATCTGTTAAATCAATCTTAA